Proteins from a single region of Nocardiopsis dassonvillei subsp. dassonvillei DSM 43111:
- a CDS encoding helix-turn-helix domain-containing protein yields the protein MVQHDFGAYLAEERNNSGYTLRKLAALVNLSPSTISRWENNHVVPLRSEVEKVDKALELQGRLVSVWEFAKAEGLPQWMHSVSRLEEAAEAIDLISPLLVPGLLQSPSYARLVFEESLMGREPGDLERLVELRCGRYEQLRKLNNPRTIAVFPVTAVTCVPDRVRKEQASHLLSIAEMGRMRFHLVPEDSILLGVTSMLLLFHLRDGGKAAVSDHVDGATLYEDTKVYDRLHGLVKQALGSALPATQSRKLLEELR from the coding sequence ATGGTGCAACACGATTTCGGTGCATACCTGGCCGAAGAGCGCAATAACTCTGGCTACACCCTCCGCAAGCTTGCGGCGCTGGTGAACCTGAGCCCATCGACCATCTCCCGATGGGAGAACAACCACGTAGTTCCGCTTCGGAGCGAAGTGGAGAAAGTGGACAAAGCACTGGAGTTGCAGGGGCGGCTTGTCAGCGTGTGGGAGTTCGCGAAGGCGGAAGGGCTCCCGCAGTGGATGCACAGCGTCTCGCGACTGGAGGAGGCAGCCGAGGCGATAGACCTCATATCTCCCTTGCTGGTGCCCGGGTTGTTGCAGTCTCCGAGTTACGCGCGACTGGTGTTCGAGGAGTCGCTGATGGGACGCGAGCCGGGTGACCTTGAACGCTTGGTGGAACTGAGGTGTGGCAGGTACGAGCAGTTGCGAAAGCTCAATAACCCTCGGACCATCGCGGTCTTCCCTGTGACGGCGGTGACCTGCGTCCCTGACCGGGTTCGGAAAGAGCAGGCTTCACACCTTTTGTCCATTGCTGAAATGGGCAGGATGCGCTTCCATCTGGTCCCGGAGGACTCCATCCTGCTCGGGGTGACGTCCATGCTGCTGCTGTTCCATCTTCGTGATGGTGGGAAAGCGGCTGTGAGCGACCATGTGGACGGCGCTACCTTGTATGAGGACACGAAGGTGTACGACCGCTTGCATGGTCTGGTGAAACAAGCACTGGGTAGCGCTCTCCCCGCCACCCAGTCACGAAAGCTTCTGGAGGAGCTACGGTGA
- a CDS encoding FecCD family ABC transporter permease produces the protein MTTDTSTAVSGAAVVRRPRRGKTLWLLVVLGALAALMFASVVVGSRDVPWTAVVAAFGGAAENFDQAAVAKRIPRTLLAVLAGAALGVAGAVMQGVTRNPLADPGILGVTMGASLAVVAGIAYFGLASATSFVWVAIVGAGLTTVFVYTIGSLGRGGATPLKLALAGAATTAALASFIRAVVLPRADIADGVRSWQIGGVGGGTFDSVTQVLPFLMAGFVVCLLSARALNLLALGDELAAGLGERVALARGAAFVGAVVLCGASTAVTGPISFVGLVVPHVCRLLVGVDHRWLIPFSALTGAALLTAADVVGRIVARPAEIDVGIVTALIGAPFFIYIVRRQKVREL, from the coding sequence GTGACGACGGACACCTCGACCGCCGTCTCGGGCGCCGCCGTCGTGCGGCGCCCGAGGCGCGGCAAGACCCTGTGGCTGCTGGTGGTACTGGGCGCACTGGCCGCGCTCATGTTCGCCTCGGTCGTGGTCGGCTCGCGCGACGTGCCCTGGACGGCCGTCGTGGCGGCCTTCGGCGGAGCGGCCGAGAACTTCGACCAGGCGGCGGTGGCCAAGCGCATCCCCCGCACGCTGCTGGCCGTGCTCGCCGGAGCAGCCCTGGGCGTGGCGGGGGCGGTCATGCAGGGCGTGACCCGCAACCCGCTGGCCGACCCGGGCATCCTGGGCGTGACCATGGGCGCCTCGCTCGCCGTCGTCGCGGGCATCGCCTACTTCGGCCTGGCCTCCGCGACCAGCTTCGTGTGGGTGGCGATCGTCGGCGCGGGGCTGACCACGGTGTTCGTCTACACGATCGGCTCCCTGGGGCGGGGCGGGGCCACACCGCTCAAACTCGCCCTGGCCGGGGCCGCGACCACCGCGGCGCTGGCCTCCTTCATCAGGGCCGTCGTGCTCCCGCGCGCCGACATCGCCGACGGGGTCCGGTCCTGGCAGATCGGCGGTGTGGGCGGCGGGACCTTCGACAGCGTCACGCAGGTGCTGCCCTTCCTCATGGCCGGATTCGTCGTGTGCCTGCTGTCGGCACGCGCGCTCAACCTGCTCGCCCTGGGCGACGAACTGGCCGCGGGCCTGGGCGAGCGCGTCGCCCTCGCGCGGGGCGCGGCCTTCGTCGGCGCGGTCGTGCTGTGCGGCGCGAGCACCGCCGTGACCGGCCCGATCAGCTTCGTCGGCCTCGTCGTCCCGCACGTGTGCCGCCTGCTCGTGGGCGTGGACCACCGGTGGCTGATCCCGTTCTCGGCGCTCACCGGCGCCGCCCTGCTGACCGCGGCGGACGTGGTCGGCCGCATCGTGGCGCGCCCCGCGGAGATCGACGTGGGGATCGTGACCGCGCTGATCGGCGCCCCCTTCTTCATCTACATCGTCCGCCGTCAGAAGGTGCGTGAGCTGTGA
- a CDS encoding iron-siderophore ABC transporter substrate-binding protein, whose amino-acid sequence MPRVSRLAALSGAALLTVALAACSSDGSSDSSGGEDGGSGDWTPVTIEHALGTTTIESKPERVATVNWANHEVPLALGVVPVGMASADFGDDDGNGVLPWVEEKLTELGAETPVLFDETDGIDFEAVADTAPDVILAAYSGLTQEDYDTLSEIAPVVAYPETAWGTPWREMIELNSQALGMAAEGEELIAGLEQEIEESVAEYPQFEGRSAMFLTHVDTTDLSEVSFYTTHDTRAMFFEDLGMETPESIATASAETDQFSLSQSAEQADAFNDVDIIVTYGGEELVRTLEGDPLLSQMPAVENGSVVNLPGDDPLGTAANPTPLSISWVLDDYLSLLAEAADEAQ is encoded by the coding sequence ATGCCCCGCGTTTCAAGGCTGGCCGCGCTCTCCGGCGCCGCGCTGCTCACCGTCGCGCTCGCCGCCTGCTCCTCCGACGGCTCCTCCGACTCCTCCGGCGGGGAGGACGGCGGTTCCGGGGACTGGACCCCCGTCACCATCGAGCACGCGCTCGGCACGACGACCATCGAGTCCAAGCCCGAGCGGGTCGCGACGGTGAACTGGGCCAACCACGAGGTCCCGCTGGCCCTGGGGGTCGTGCCGGTCGGCATGGCCTCCGCCGACTTCGGCGACGACGACGGCAACGGCGTGCTGCCCTGGGTCGAGGAGAAGCTCACCGAACTGGGCGCGGAGACCCCGGTCCTGTTCGACGAGACGGACGGCATCGACTTCGAGGCCGTCGCCGACACCGCGCCGGACGTGATCCTGGCCGCCTACTCCGGGCTGACCCAGGAGGACTACGACACGCTCAGCGAGATCGCCCCCGTCGTCGCCTACCCCGAGACCGCCTGGGGCACCCCGTGGCGGGAGATGATCGAGCTCAACAGCCAGGCCCTGGGCATGGCGGCCGAGGGCGAGGAGCTCATCGCCGGCCTGGAGCAGGAGATCGAGGAGTCGGTCGCGGAGTACCCGCAGTTCGAGGGCCGGTCCGCGATGTTCCTGACCCACGTGGACACCACGGACCTGAGCGAGGTCAGCTTCTACACCACGCACGACACGCGCGCCATGTTCTTCGAGGACCTGGGCATGGAGACCCCGGAGAGCATCGCGACCGCCTCGGCCGAGACCGACCAGTTCTCCCTGAGCCAGAGCGCCGAGCAGGCGGACGCGTTCAACGACGTGGACATCATCGTCACCTACGGCGGCGAGGAGCTGGTGCGGACCCTGGAGGGCGACCCGCTGCTGTCGCAGATGCCCGCCGTGGAGAACGGCTCCGTCGTCAACCTCCCCGGTGACGACCCGCTGGGCACGGCCGCGAACCCGACCCCGCTGTCGATCTCGTGGGTCCTGGACGACTACCTGTCGCTCCTCGCCGAGGCCGCTGACGAGGCTCAGTAG
- a CDS encoding AAA family ATPase produces the protein MQANQFSLTRVHLKHYRSIAKADVRLGQLLFLVGPNGSGKSNFLDALRLVSEALQTSLDQALRSRGGVAEVRRRSTGHPTHFAIDLEFRGPTYSGTYAFEVAAVKGGAFKVSREECHVYSTGEAESWKGFFKVRNGKLEKASEPVMPPVNDQRLYLVSAAGIDIFERVYAGLSGISVFSLNPDAMREPQTPDSGEFLRRDGSNVASVLHRLQRSPQGASDKERVEDYLRMIVPGMHGVSRADLGNWETLEFTQDVPGAENPWRFPAQSVSDGTLRALGVLVCLFSDTGDTLSTVGIEEPESALHPAAAGVLLDALRDASTRRQVVVTSHSPDLLDRDDFEPSELYAVRSVSGETNIGPLDDAGTHAMREHLYTPGELLRTDQLLPAPVQERLSWEEE, from the coding sequence ATGCAGGCCAACCAGTTCTCGCTCACCCGGGTGCACCTGAAGCACTACAGAAGCATCGCCAAAGCCGATGTCAGGCTGGGCCAACTACTCTTCCTGGTGGGCCCCAACGGCTCCGGCAAGAGCAACTTCCTCGACGCTCTCAGGCTGGTCTCCGAAGCCCTCCAGACCTCGCTCGACCAGGCACTGCGCAGCCGGGGCGGCGTGGCCGAGGTACGGCGGCGCTCGACCGGGCACCCGACCCACTTCGCGATCGACCTGGAGTTCCGAGGCCCCACCTACTCGGGCACGTACGCCTTCGAGGTCGCAGCGGTCAAAGGAGGCGCCTTCAAGGTCTCCCGGGAGGAGTGCCACGTGTACTCCACCGGGGAAGCGGAATCCTGGAAGGGCTTCTTCAAGGTCAGGAACGGCAAGCTGGAGAAGGCTTCCGAGCCCGTCATGCCCCCGGTCAATGACCAGCGCCTCTACCTGGTCTCAGCCGCCGGAATCGACATCTTCGAGCGGGTGTACGCGGGCCTCTCCGGCATCAGCGTCTTCAGCCTGAACCCGGACGCCATGCGCGAGCCGCAGACCCCCGACTCCGGTGAGTTCCTGCGCCGGGACGGGTCCAACGTCGCCAGTGTGCTGCACCGCCTGCAACGCAGTCCCCAGGGCGCGAGCGACAAGGAACGCGTCGAGGACTACCTGCGGATGATCGTTCCCGGTATGCACGGAGTGTCGCGGGCGGACCTCGGCAACTGGGAAACGCTGGAGTTCACCCAGGACGTACCGGGGGCCGAGAACCCGTGGCGGTTTCCGGCCCAGTCGGTCTCGGACGGCACCCTGCGCGCCCTGGGTGTCCTCGTCTGCCTCTTCTCCGACACCGGGGACACCCTCAGCACGGTCGGCATCGAGGAACCCGAGAGCGCCCTGCACCCTGCCGCGGCCGGAGTCCTGCTGGACGCGCTCCGGGACGCGAGCACCCGCCGTCAGGTGGTCGTCACCAGCCACAGCCCCGACCTGCTGGACCGGGATGACTTCGAGCCCTCCGAACTGTACGCGGTCCGCTCCGTGTCCGGTGAGACCAACATAGGCCCCCTCGACGATGCCGGTACCCATGCGATGCGGGAGCACCTCTACACCCCCGGTGAGCTGCTCAGAACCGACCAGCTTCTCCCCGCGCCCGTCCAGGAGCGCCTGTCCTGGGAAGAGGAGTGA
- a CDS encoding MFS transporter, with the protein MRVRTTRSRRRSPGSRAVPRPGVLLASVMLGVLVVAMSISGTAVAVPNIGADLEASGAALHWVVAGYNLTFAAFTLVCGSLADLFGRRLLFAVGAVVFLAGNLASALAGDILLLDAARLLTGVGGAAIMASGGALLAMGFDGAARTRAFAAMGTMAGVGIAIGPTLSGLLVGAVGWRTAFLVYAAVGLLILVGSAFVAESRASERPRVDWVGSVTFVVSLTLVMYAVIEAPEAGWGTPAVVGALAAGAVLLALFFVVESRVARPVLDLSLVRDGRFMAWCLATLTTSIGFLGVLVFLPTYLQGVQGVSAQTAGLMMLMLTAPVLVAPSLGGWMVAGGVSARGTIVVALLLVAGGNALLTVLHPQITALGLALPLVLIGTGMGLSFGITDGQAMGVIEPGKAGMAAGFLNTLRGGAEALVIAVFGAALTSIVAARTGSSEAAARATAGDVGGSDALAGHLTAAWDATSWGVAALSLVATAGVFVLLARRRSAVEGVPGSDRTEAEPAGPEPVER; encoded by the coding sequence ATGCGCGTGCGTACGACGCGTAGTCGGCGGCGGAGTCCGGGTTCGCGGGCGGTGCCACGCCCCGGGGTGCTGCTCGCCAGCGTCATGCTGGGCGTTCTGGTCGTGGCCATGTCGATCTCGGGGACGGCCGTGGCCGTCCCGAACATCGGGGCGGACCTGGAGGCCTCCGGCGCCGCGCTGCACTGGGTGGTGGCCGGGTACAACCTCACCTTCGCCGCGTTCACCCTGGTCTGCGGTTCCCTGGCCGACCTGTTCGGGCGAAGGTTGCTGTTCGCGGTCGGCGCGGTCGTCTTCCTCGCGGGCAACCTGGCCAGCGCCCTGGCCGGTGACATCCTCCTCCTGGACGCGGCACGCCTGCTCACCGGTGTCGGCGGCGCGGCGATCATGGCCAGCGGCGGCGCCCTGCTGGCGATGGGCTTCGACGGTGCCGCGCGGACTCGGGCCTTCGCCGCCATGGGCACCATGGCGGGGGTCGGCATCGCGATCGGCCCGACCCTGTCGGGTCTGCTGGTCGGCGCCGTGGGCTGGCGCACGGCGTTCCTGGTCTACGCCGCGGTCGGCCTGCTCATCCTGGTCGGATCGGCGTTCGTCGCCGAGTCGCGGGCCTCCGAGCGCCCGCGCGTCGACTGGGTCGGCTCGGTGACCTTCGTGGTCAGCCTGACGCTGGTGATGTACGCGGTCATCGAGGCGCCCGAGGCGGGCTGGGGGACCCCGGCGGTGGTGGGCGCGCTGGCGGCCGGTGCGGTCCTCCTCGCGCTCTTCTTCGTCGTCGAGAGCCGGGTGGCCCGGCCGGTGCTCGACCTGAGCCTGGTCCGCGACGGACGGTTCATGGCCTGGTGCCTGGCGACGCTGACCACCTCGATCGGCTTCCTGGGGGTGCTGGTTTTCCTGCCGACCTACCTCCAGGGGGTGCAGGGGGTGTCCGCCCAGACCGCCGGTCTGATGATGCTCATGCTCACGGCGCCGGTGCTGGTGGCCCCGTCCCTGGGCGGGTGGATGGTCGCCGGGGGCGTGTCGGCACGCGGGACGATCGTCGTCGCGCTGCTGCTCGTGGCCGGGGGCAACGCGCTGCTCACCGTGCTCCACCCGCAGATCACCGCGTTGGGACTGGCCCTTCCCCTGGTGCTGATCGGTACCGGCATGGGATTGTCGTTCGGCATCACCGACGGCCAGGCGATGGGCGTCATCGAACCCGGGAAGGCGGGCATGGCGGCGGGTTTCCTCAACACGCTCCGCGGTGGTGCCGAAGCCCTGGTCATCGCGGTCTTCGGAGCGGCGTTGACCAGTATCGTCGCGGCCCGCACGGGATCGTCCGAAGCCGCCGCCCGTGCGACCGCCGGGGACGTGGGAGGGTCGGACGCCCTGGCCGGTCACCTCACGGCGGCCTGGGACGCCACGTCCTGGGGCGTCGCGGCGCTGTCGCTGGTCGCCACGGCCGGGGTGTTCGTGCTCCTGGCCCGGCGCCGGAGCGCGGTGGAAGGGGTTCCCGGGTCGGACAGGACGGAGGCAGAGCCCGCGGGACCGGAGCCCGTCGAACGCTGA
- a CDS encoding ABC transporter ATP-binding protein produces MTTAHSLLVEDLTLGYKDRVVIESLDLTIPPGRITAIVGANACGKSTLLRSMSRLLAPRVGHVLLDGKEVHRLPSKELARTLGLLPQSPIAPEGITVSDLVGRGRHPHQRMLSRWSREDDEAVAEALEATRTVDLADRPVDELSGGQRQRVWIAMALAQRTDLLLLDEPTTFLDVSHQVEVLDLLTDLNRSLGTTIVLVLHDLNLAARYADHLIALAGGRLHAAGTPEEVLTPETVHAVFGLRSEVITDPTSGRPLMLPLGRYHSTGAELGEEQLAE; encoded by the coding sequence TTGACCACGGCCCATTCGCTGCTCGTCGAGGACCTGACGCTCGGCTACAAGGACCGCGTCGTCATCGAGTCGCTGGACCTGACCATCCCGCCCGGCAGGATCACCGCGATCGTGGGCGCCAACGCGTGCGGCAAGTCCACCCTGCTGCGCTCGATGTCGCGGCTGCTCGCGCCCCGGGTCGGGCACGTGCTCCTGGACGGCAAGGAGGTGCACCGCCTGCCGTCCAAGGAGCTGGCGCGCACGCTCGGGCTGCTGCCGCAGTCGCCGATCGCTCCGGAGGGCATCACGGTGAGCGACCTCGTCGGGCGGGGCCGCCACCCCCACCAGAGGATGCTCTCGCGGTGGAGCCGGGAGGACGACGAGGCCGTGGCCGAGGCGCTGGAGGCGACGCGGACGGTGGACCTGGCCGACAGGCCCGTGGACGAGCTCTCCGGCGGGCAGCGCCAGCGCGTGTGGATCGCGATGGCCCTGGCCCAGCGCACGGACCTGCTGCTGCTGGACGAGCCCACCACGTTCCTGGACGTCAGCCACCAGGTCGAGGTGCTGGACCTGCTGACCGACCTCAACCGTTCGCTGGGGACGACGATCGTGCTGGTCCTGCACGACCTCAACCTGGCCGCGCGCTACGCCGACCACCTCATCGCGCTCGCGGGCGGGCGGCTGCACGCCGCGGGCACGCCCGAGGAGGTGCTCACCCCCGAGACGGTGCACGCCGTGTTCGGCCTGCGCAGCGAGGTGATCACCGACCCCACGTCGGGCAGGCCCCTCATGCTGCCCCTGGGCCGGTACCACAGCACCGGGGCAGAACTCGGGGAGGAGCAGCTGGCGGAGTGA
- a CDS encoding DUF4276 family protein translates to MSLITIAPIVEGHGEHRAVGNLLRRVAGEYAEAWDVNVEQPFRLDSAKMRKPDELARAVMLQSRRVPDRGGVLVLRDGDDKDITCPVALARSIAPDPALARCPVEVVIACPEYEAWFLAAAESLRGHSAMRADAVAPDDPEAKRDAKTQLNALMTEPYRETLHQVKFTATMDMRAVEERSRSFRRLVHAVQLLIG, encoded by the coding sequence ATGTCTCTCATCACCATCGCCCCGATCGTGGAGGGGCATGGCGAGCACAGGGCGGTAGGGAACCTTCTCCGCCGTGTTGCTGGTGAATACGCCGAAGCATGGGACGTGAACGTCGAACAGCCCTTCCGCCTGGACTCAGCGAAAATGCGCAAACCGGACGAGCTGGCCAGGGCGGTGATGCTCCAGTCCAGGCGCGTTCCCGACAGGGGCGGCGTCCTCGTGCTCAGGGATGGTGACGACAAGGACATCACCTGCCCTGTCGCGCTAGCGCGCTCGATCGCTCCCGATCCCGCACTCGCCCGATGCCCGGTCGAGGTGGTGATCGCCTGCCCCGAATACGAGGCGTGGTTCCTGGCCGCCGCCGAGTCCCTGCGCGGGCACTCCGCGATGAGGGCTGACGCCGTGGCACCGGACGACCCCGAGGCCAAGCGCGACGCCAAGACCCAGTTGAACGCTCTCATGACCGAGCCCTACCGGGAGACGCTCCACCAGGTGAAGTTCACCGCGACCATGGACATGCGGGCCGTGGAAGAACGGAGCCGCTCCTTCCGGCGTCTGGTCCACGCCGTCCAACTCCTCATCGGATGA
- a CDS encoding helix-turn-helix domain-containing protein translates to MVRPDTRPSPAGPPRREAIDSRRLPSYAAGEIEVPFVVMGSAEIIPRDTFWEEHSHPTHELLWNQRGASSATVGTRVWTITPTVGLWLPAGTRHSGWTPAGTWHRAAQFGVHAVPSISDGPVAMEITPLLRLLLDRLDAEGLTADERSRTEAMVLDILAPARLELILHIPESPLLAPIVAAVREDPADTTTLAVWAARLGVSTRTVTRAFRAETGLGFSQWLTTARVQHAVTMLARGDEIDEVAVCVGYHSASAFGAAFRRVTGLSPGRFRAL, encoded by the coding sequence GTGGTCAGACCAGACACCCGGCCGAGTCCCGCCGGGCCCCCGCGGCGCGAGGCGATCGACAGCCGCAGGCTCCCCTCCTACGCCGCCGGTGAGATCGAGGTGCCCTTCGTCGTCATGGGCAGCGCCGAGATCATCCCCCGGGACACGTTCTGGGAGGAGCACTCGCACCCCACGCACGAACTGCTCTGGAACCAGCGGGGCGCCTCCTCCGCCACCGTCGGCACGCGGGTCTGGACGATCACCCCCACGGTCGGCCTGTGGCTCCCGGCCGGGACGCGCCACTCCGGGTGGACCCCCGCGGGGACCTGGCACCGCGCCGCGCAGTTCGGCGTCCACGCGGTGCCCTCGATCTCCGACGGGCCCGTGGCCATGGAGATCACCCCGCTCCTGCGGCTCCTGCTCGACCGGCTCGACGCCGAGGGCCTCACCGCGGACGAGCGTTCACGGACCGAGGCGATGGTGCTGGACATCCTCGCCCCGGCCCGCCTCGAGCTGATCCTGCACATCCCCGAGTCACCGCTGCTGGCCCCCATCGTCGCCGCCGTGCGCGAGGACCCCGCCGACACCACCACCCTGGCCGTGTGGGCGGCGCGGCTGGGCGTGAGCACCCGCACCGTCACCCGGGCGTTCCGCGCCGAGACGGGCCTGGGGTTCAGCCAGTGGCTGACCACCGCGCGCGTGCAGCACGCGGTGACGATGCTCGCGCGGGGGGACGAGATCGACGAGGTGGCGGTGTGCGTGGGCTACCACTCGGCGAGCGCGTTCGGCGCGGCCTTCCGGCGGGTCACGGGGCTGAGTCCGGGCCGCTTCCGCGCCCTGTGA
- a CDS encoding GNAT family N-acetyltransferase, with protein sequence MAEHVTELRTERLTLRRWRNSDLAPWAAMNADPEVREHLGDPLTREQSDASVARFEAAFDRRGYGWWAVEVRATGEFVGFAGLDDVDEGMPFTGVEIGWRLARPAWGHGYATEAARTVLAHGFGVLALHEVLAVTTAANLRSRAVMRRIGMTRDPTDDFDDPAVPEGPLRPNVLYRIARDAGS encoded by the coding sequence TTGGCTGAACACGTGACCGAACTGCGCACCGAACGCCTTACCCTCCGCCGGTGGCGGAACTCCGACCTCGCCCCCTGGGCCGCGATGAACGCCGACCCCGAGGTCCGCGAGCACCTGGGCGACCCGCTCACCCGCGAGCAGAGCGACGCCTCCGTCGCGCGCTTCGAGGCCGCGTTCGACCGGCGCGGCTACGGGTGGTGGGCGGTGGAGGTGCGGGCCACCGGCGAGTTCGTCGGCTTCGCGGGCCTGGACGACGTGGACGAGGGCATGCCGTTCACCGGGGTGGAGATCGGCTGGCGTCTCGCCCGCCCGGCCTGGGGTCACGGCTACGCCACCGAGGCCGCGCGAACGGTCCTGGCCCACGGCTTCGGCGTCCTCGCGCTCCACGAGGTCCTCGCCGTGACCACGGCCGCCAACCTGCGTTCGCGTGCGGTGATGCGCCGGATCGGCATGACGCGGGACCCAACCGACGACTTCGACGACCCCGCCGTGCCCGAGGGGCCGCTGCGCCCGAACGTGCTGTACCGCATCGCCCGAGATGCGGGAAGCTGA
- a CDS encoding DUF3140 domain-containing protein, with product MDEKQRRQVRQEFGEAVNMTPKELERWLETDESKSVGEGDGESKGHRSGRRIVDILHASQGDLQEEDYEHMRKVTGYVHRHLAQKPSGDPSETPWRYSLMNWGHDPLKG from the coding sequence ATGGACGAGAAGCAGCGGCGGCAGGTCCGGCAGGAGTTCGGCGAGGCGGTCAACATGACGCCCAAGGAGCTGGAGCGGTGGCTGGAGACCGACGAGTCGAAGTCCGTGGGCGAGGGCGACGGGGAGTCCAAGGGCCACCGCTCGGGGCGGCGGATCGTGGACATCCTGCACGCTTCGCAGGGTGATCTGCAGGAGGAGGACTACGAGCACATGCGCAAGGTCACCGGTTACGTGCACCGGCACCTGGCGCAGAAGCCGTCCGGGGACCCGAGCGAGACCCCGTGGCGGTACTCGCTGATGAACTGGGGGCACGACCCGCTCAAGGGCTGA
- a CDS encoding FecCD family ABC transporter permease, which translates to MSASTVETVARGRTRCAYRRRVVIAALAVAIVLVFALSLMVGQTFYPPGDVVRVVLGQDVPGASFTVGRLRLPRAVLAVAAGLCFGLAGVTFQTMLRNPLASPDIIGISAGASAAAVFAIVVLSLGEAGVSAFAIAAGLLVALAVYALSFKDGVAGTRLILVGIGIAAMLTSVTDYILDQAAQWDLQEAMRWLTGSLNGASWDQTVPVLVALVVLAPVLLSQSGNLSALQLGDDTASALGVRVDLTRLVAIVGAVGLIAFATAAAGPVAFVSFLSGPIAARLVGPNGSLLVPSALVGALLILVADLCAQYAFGTRYPVGVVTGVLGAPYLVYLIVRTNRVGGSL; encoded by the coding sequence GTGAGCGCCTCCACCGTCGAGACCGTCGCCCGCGGCCGGACGCGCTGCGCCTACCGGCGGCGCGTCGTGATCGCCGCCCTGGCCGTGGCGATCGTCCTCGTGTTCGCCCTGTCCCTGATGGTCGGGCAGACCTTCTACCCGCCCGGCGACGTCGTGCGGGTGGTCCTGGGCCAGGACGTGCCGGGCGCCTCGTTCACCGTGGGGCGGCTCCGGCTGCCGCGGGCCGTGCTCGCGGTGGCGGCGGGGCTGTGCTTCGGACTCGCGGGCGTGACGTTCCAGACCATGCTGCGCAACCCCCTGGCCAGCCCGGACATCATCGGCATCAGCGCGGGGGCCAGCGCGGCGGCCGTGTTCGCGATCGTGGTGCTCTCGCTCGGCGAGGCCGGGGTGTCGGCCTTCGCGATCGCGGCGGGCCTGCTCGTGGCGCTGGCCGTGTACGCGCTGTCCTTCAAGGACGGGGTCGCCGGGACGCGCCTGATCCTGGTCGGCATCGGCATCGCGGCCATGCTCACCAGCGTCACCGACTACATCCTGGACCAGGCGGCCCAGTGGGACCTGCAGGAGGCGATGCGGTGGCTGACCGGCAGCCTCAACGGCGCCAGCTGGGACCAGACCGTCCCGGTGCTGGTCGCGCTGGTCGTCCTCGCCCCCGTGCTCCTGTCCCAGTCGGGCAACCTGTCCGCGCTCCAGCTCGGCGACGACACCGCCTCGGCCCTGGGCGTGCGCGTGGACCTGACCCGGCTCGTCGCGATCGTCGGGGCGGTGGGACTCATCGCCTTCGCGACCGCGGCGGCGGGGCCGGTGGCCTTCGTGTCCTTCCTGTCGGGGCCGATCGCGGCGCGCCTGGTGGGGCCGAACGGCTCGCTGCTGGTGCCCTCGGCGCTGGTCGGGGCGCTGCTGATCCTGGTCGCCGACCTGTGCGCGCAGTACGCCTTCGGGACGCGCTACCCGGTCGGGGTCGTCACCGGCGTGCTCGGCGCCCCCTACCTCGTCTACCTGATCGTCCGCACCAACCGCGTGGGAGGCTCGCTTTGA
- a CDS encoding DUF397 domain-containing protein, giving the protein MNERRDFHKSSYSTSGGNCVEVSEGRDTLVRDTQNRELGHLSFDRREWTSLLSLLASSPR; this is encoded by the coding sequence GTGAACGAGCGACGCGACTTCCACAAGTCCAGCTACAGCACGTCGGGCGGGAACTGTGTGGAGGTCAGCGAAGGCCGCGACACCCTCGTGCGGGACACCCAGAACCGGGAGCTGGGCCACCTCAGCTTCGACCGCCGCGAGTGGACCTCCCTCCTCTCCCTGCTGGCTTCGTCCCCCCGCTAG